In the Hordeum vulgare subsp. vulgare chromosome 7H, MorexV3_pseudomolecules_assembly, whole genome shotgun sequence genome, one interval contains:
- the LOC123408392 gene encoding uncharacterized protein LOC123408392, with protein MAESSENATAAPAPVPPTAPAPATVPSPALKTSPPASSGIPLRYDLDAKCDACLDLSIHRVAYSSLAGAFGGLILFRSLPPSSRYACEPPTHPSAFASSS; from the exons ATGGCGGAGTCGTCTGAGAACGCCACCGCGGCGCCCGCGCCCGTGCCACCTACCGCCCCCGCCCCGGCCACGGTCCCGTCACCGGCGCTGAAGACGTCCCCGCCCGCCAGCTCTGGGATCCCGCTACGGTACGACCTGGACGCCAAGTGTGAcgcctgcctcgacctctccatccACCGCGTCGCCTACTCCTCCCTCGCCGGCGCCTTCGGGGGCCTCATCCTCTTCC GCTCTCTCCCCCCCTCCTCAAGGTATGCATGCGAGCCTCCGACCCATCCCTCCGCCTTTGCCTCCTCTTCATAG